In Sphingomonas sp. PAMC26645, one DNA window encodes the following:
- the rpiA gene encoding ribose-5-phosphate isomerase RpiA: MASIDDDKKAAAIAAVAEVQDGMLVGLGTGSTAAFAIQALGDRVAEGLQIHAVVTSEASGKLARELGIEILDFATVAHVDLTIDGADEIDSRCFAIKGAGGAMLREKIVAAASARMVVIADGSKRVDRIGAAKLPVEVLPFASAYVMRALTDIRAAPVIRDNYRTDQGNLVIDCHFATLDDPRATAVTLAAIPGILGHGLFLDEVDAAYIATNGVVTRLERMGASD; encoded by the coding sequence ATGGCGTCGATCGATGATGACAAGAAGGCGGCTGCCATTGCGGCTGTGGCCGAGGTACAGGACGGGATGCTTGTCGGGCTTGGCACCGGATCCACCGCGGCGTTCGCAATCCAGGCGCTCGGCGACCGGGTCGCCGAAGGCCTGCAAATCCACGCCGTCGTCACCTCCGAAGCCTCCGGCAAACTCGCCCGCGAACTCGGCATCGAGATCCTCGACTTCGCCACCGTCGCCCATGTCGACCTCACGATCGACGGCGCGGACGAGATCGACTCGCGGTGTTTCGCGATCAAGGGCGCAGGCGGGGCGATGTTGCGCGAAAAGATCGTCGCCGCAGCCTCGGCACGGATGGTCGTGATCGCCGACGGCTCCAAGCGAGTCGACCGGATCGGCGCCGCCAAGCTGCCGGTCGAAGTGCTCCCCTTCGCCAGCGCCTACGTCATGCGCGCCCTAACCGACATCCGCGCCGCGCCCGTCATCCGTGACAACTACCGGACGGACCAAGGCAATCTCGTCATCGACTGCCACTTCGCCACCCTCGACGACCCACGTGCAACCGCCGTCACGCTCGCCGCGATCCCCGGCATTCTCGGCCACGGCCTGTTCCTCGACGAGGTCGATGCCGCGTATATTGCAACGAACGGCGTCGTTACGCGACTGGAACGGATGGGTGCATCCGACTAA
- the tkt gene encoding transketolase, whose product MTDTATAPTKADPKLHEDGSPERLAIDTIRTLSMDAVQKANSGHPGTPMALAPVGYTLWSKFLRYDPKHADWPNRDRFVLSVGHASMLLYSLIHLAKIEEIDAEGNKTGKEAVSLADIEQFRQLSSKTPGHPEYRHTTGVETTTGPLGQGCGNSVGMAIAERWLAARYNKDGFTLFDHDVYTICGDGDMMEGVSAEAASLAGHLKLSNLCWIYDSNHISIEGATDLAFDEDVGLRFDAYGWNVIHIDDANDTAALSRAIETFKATTDKPTFIVVHSVIGYGSPKAGSEKAHGEPLGEENIRITKKAYGWPEDKSFFVPDGVIEHFNGAIAERGAKLRDEWVALTDKYRGAYPELSAELDLLLKDELPEGWDADIPTFEADAKGVASRDSGGKVLNAIAAKVPWLIGGSADLAPSTKTDIKGQPSFEAENYAGRNFHFGIREHGMGAIVNGMALSHLRSYGSTFLVFADYMRAPVRLSAIMEVGAIWVFTHDSIGVGEDGPTHQPIEHLATLRAIPGLDTIRPSDANEVVAAWKAVLKDASTPAALIMSRQALPTLDRTKYASADGLEKGGYVLADSDGTPDVILIATGSEVSLVVEAHEKLTADGVKSRVVSMPSWYRYELQDAAYKESVLPREVRARVAVEMAGSIGWDRYVGLDGATVTMSTFGASAPLAKLQDKFGFTVDNVVKVARQVMETK is encoded by the coding sequence ATGACCGATACCGCAACCGCCCCCACCAAGGCGGACCCCAAGCTGCACGAGGACGGCTCCCCCGAGCGTCTGGCGATCGATACCATCCGCACGCTGTCGATGGACGCGGTGCAGAAGGCCAATTCGGGCCATCCCGGCACCCCCATGGCGCTCGCGCCGGTCGGCTACACGCTCTGGTCGAAGTTCCTGCGCTATGATCCCAAGCACGCCGACTGGCCCAACCGCGACCGCTTCGTGCTGTCGGTCGGCCATGCGTCGATGCTGCTCTATTCGCTGATCCACCTCGCCAAGATCGAAGAGATCGACGCCGAGGGTAACAAGACCGGCAAGGAGGCCGTCAGCCTCGCCGACATCGAGCAGTTCCGCCAGCTGTCGTCGAAGACTCCCGGCCACCCCGAATATCGTCACACCACAGGCGTCGAGACCACCACGGGTCCGCTCGGCCAGGGCTGCGGCAATTCGGTCGGTATGGCGATCGCCGAGCGCTGGCTCGCGGCCCGCTATAACAAGGACGGTTTCACGCTGTTCGACCATGACGTCTACACGATCTGTGGCGACGGCGACATGATGGAGGGCGTCTCGGCCGAGGCTGCGAGCCTCGCCGGCCACCTCAAGCTAAGCAACCTGTGCTGGATCTACGACAGCAACCACATCTCGATCGAGGGCGCGACCGATCTCGCGTTCGACGAGGATGTCGGCCTGCGCTTCGACGCTTATGGCTGGAACGTCATCCACATCGACGACGCGAACGACACCGCCGCGCTTAGCCGCGCGATCGAGACGTTCAAGGCGACCACCGACAAGCCGACCTTCATCGTCGTGCATTCGGTCATCGGTTACGGCAGCCCCAAGGCGGGCAGCGAGAAGGCCCACGGCGAGCCGCTCGGCGAAGAGAATATCCGCATCACGAAGAAGGCTTATGGCTGGCCCGAGGACAAGTCGTTCTTCGTGCCGGACGGTGTAATCGAGCATTTCAACGGTGCGATCGCCGAGCGTGGCGCCAAGCTGCGTGACGAATGGGTCGCGCTGACCGACAAGTATCGCGGCGCCTATCCCGAGCTGTCCGCCGAGCTCGACCTGCTGCTCAAGGACGAGCTGCCCGAGGGTTGGGACGCTGACATCCCGACCTTCGAGGCGGATGCCAAGGGTGTCGCCAGCCGTGATTCGGGCGGCAAGGTGCTCAACGCGATTGCGGCGAAGGTGCCGTGGCTGATCGGTGGTTCGGCCGATCTCGCGCCGTCGACCAAGACCGACATCAAGGGCCAGCCCTCGTTCGAGGCAGAGAACTACGCCGGCCGGAACTTCCATTTCGGTATTCGCGAACACGGCATGGGCGCGATCGTCAACGGCATGGCGCTGTCGCACCTGCGTTCGTACGGCTCCACCTTCCTGGTGTTCGCCGACTACATGCGCGCGCCGGTGCGCCTGTCCGCGATCATGGAGGTCGGCGCGATCTGGGTGTTCACGCACGACTCGATCGGTGTCGGCGAGGACGGCCCGACGCACCAGCCGATCGAGCATCTCGCCACGCTGCGCGCGATCCCCGGCCTCGACACGATCCGTCCGAGCGACGCGAACGAAGTCGTCGCGGCATGGAAGGCGGTCCTCAAGGACGCCAGCACGCCAGCCGCGCTGATCATGTCGCGCCAGGCTCTGCCGACGCTCGACCGGACCAAGTACGCAAGCGCCGATGGGCTCGAAAAGGGCGGCTATGTCCTCGCCGACAGCGACGGCACGCCCGACGTGATCCTGATCGCGACCGGCAGCGAAGTGTCGCTGGTCGTCGAGGCGCACGAGAAGCTGACCGCGGACGGCGTGAAGAGCCGGGTAGTGTCGATGCCGAGCTGGTATCGCTACGAACTGCAGGACGCTGCGTACAAGGAAAGCGTGTTGCCGCGCGAAGTGCGGGCGCGCGTTGCGGTCGAGATGGCCGGGTCGATCGGTTGGGACCGCTATGTCGGGCTCGACGGCGCGACCGTGACGATGTCGACCTTCGGGGCTTCGGCACCGCTCGCCAAGCTGCAGGACAAGTTCGGGTTCACCGTCGACAATGTCGTCAAGGTCGCCCGCCAAGTGATGGAGACCAAGTGA
- the tal gene encoding transaldolase, with the protein MGALNDLEGFGQAVWLDFVDRKFLEAGGLQKLVDEDGLTGVTSNPSIFEKAMGHGDAYDSTLAEYDKQHAGAATIDRYEHLAIQDIKAAAETLKPVYDKLDAKDGYVSLEVSPYISDDTDATIAEAKKLWGMVDRPNLMIKIPGTLAGGPAISSTIASGINVNVTLLFALDAYIRVAEAYAAGLEERVKQGQPIDKIASVASFFVSRIDSSSDKEIDARLEKGDADAEALKAVRGKVAIANAKMAYQWYLDFLKSDRWQALAAKGAQPQRLLWASTGVKDPSYPDTLYIDTLIGKDTVNTMPPKTMDAFRDHGTAAETITQDVEGAKHTLAEAERLGLDLNGVTGKLVEEGVASFVKAFDDLLGSIAKKQPATA; encoded by the coding sequence ATGGGTGCGCTCAACGATCTCGAAGGCTTCGGCCAGGCGGTATGGCTCGATTTCGTCGACCGGAAGTTCCTGGAGGCCGGTGGTCTCCAGAAGCTGGTCGATGAGGATGGCCTGACCGGCGTCACGTCGAACCCGTCGATCTTCGAAAAGGCGATGGGTCACGGCGATGCCTATGACTCGACGCTCGCCGAATACGACAAGCAGCATGCCGGCGCCGCGACGATCGACCGCTACGAGCATCTCGCGATCCAGGACATCAAGGCGGCGGCCGAGACGTTGAAGCCCGTCTATGACAAGCTCGACGCGAAGGATGGCTATGTCAGCCTGGAGGTGTCGCCGTACATTTCGGACGACACCGACGCGACGATCGCCGAGGCGAAGAAGCTTTGGGGGATGGTCGACCGGCCGAACCTGATGATCAAGATCCCGGGGACGCTCGCAGGCGGTCCGGCGATCTCTTCGACGATCGCTAGCGGGATCAACGTCAACGTCACGCTGCTGTTCGCGCTCGATGCGTACATCCGCGTTGCCGAGGCGTATGCGGCGGGGCTCGAGGAGCGCGTGAAGCAGGGGCAGCCGATCGACAAGATCGCCAGCGTTGCGAGCTTCTTCGTCAGCCGTATCGACTCGTCGAGCGACAAGGAGATCGATGCACGCCTGGAGAAGGGCGACGCCGATGCCGAGGCGCTGAAGGCAGTGCGCGGCAAGGTCGCGATCGCCAACGCGAAGATGGCGTATCAATGGTATCTCGACTTCCTGAAGTCGGACCGCTGGCAGGCGCTCGCCGCCAAGGGTGCGCAGCCGCAGCGCCTTCTGTGGGCGTCGACCGGGGTGAAGGATCCGAGTTACCCGGATACGCTCTACATCGACACGCTGATCGGCAAGGATACGGTCAACACGATGCCACCGAAGACGATGGACGCGTTCCGCGACCACGGCACTGCGGCGGAGACGATCACGCAGGACGTCGAGGGCGCGAAGCACACGCTCGCCGAAGCCGAGCGCTTGGGTCTCGACCTCAATGGCGTGACCGGCAAGCTGGTCGAGGAGGGCGTCGCCTCGTTCGTGAAGGCGTTCGACGACCTGCTTGGCTCGATCGCCAAGAAGCAGCCCGCGACGGCGTAA
- the gnd gene encoding phosphogluconate dehydrogenase (NAD(+)-dependent, decarboxylating), whose amino-acid sequence MKIGLIGLGRMGGNIARRLMKNGHEVVAFDRDAEAVKKLAADGAIGADSLDDMHAKLDTPAIWWVMVPAGEPTESTVQAIAAKSNSGDIIIDGGNSFYKDDVRRAKELAEKGIHYVDVGTSGGVWGLERGYCMMIGGDKETVDLLDPIFETLAPGMGTIVRTPGRIEGQADPRAEKGYIHAGPSGAGHFVKMVHNGIEYGLMQAYAEGFDILKGKSGEHVVEEERFDINLTDVAEVWRRGSVISSWLLDLSAIALAKDGTLEGFSGSVADSGEGQWTIDAAMEEKVPANVLSAALYARYRSRVDHTFGDKLLSAMRYGFGGHVEMPQ is encoded by the coding sequence ATGAAGATCGGACTGATCGGCCTCGGCCGGATGGGCGGCAACATCGCGCGCCGGTTGATGAAGAACGGCCACGAAGTCGTCGCATTCGACCGCGATGCCGAAGCCGTGAAGAAGCTCGCCGCTGATGGCGCGATCGGGGCGGATTCGCTCGACGACATGCACGCCAAGCTCGACACCCCGGCGATCTGGTGGGTCATGGTCCCCGCAGGCGAGCCAACCGAGAGTACCGTCCAGGCGATCGCCGCGAAGTCGAATTCGGGCGACATCATCATTGACGGCGGCAACAGCTTCTACAAGGACGACGTCCGTCGCGCGAAGGAACTGGCCGAAAAGGGCATCCACTATGTCGACGTCGGCACGTCGGGCGGCGTGTGGGGCCTCGAGCGCGGCTATTGCATGATGATCGGCGGCGACAAGGAAACGGTCGACCTGCTCGATCCGATCTTCGAGACGCTCGCGCCGGGCATGGGAACGATCGTCCGCACGCCGGGCCGCATCGAAGGCCAGGCCGATCCGCGCGCCGAGAAGGGCTATATCCACGCAGGCCCCTCGGGTGCAGGCCACTTCGTCAAGATGGTGCATAACGGCATCGAATACGGCCTGATGCAGGCCTATGCCGAGGGCTTCGACATCCTCAAGGGCAAGTCGGGCGAACATGTCGTCGAGGAGGAGCGCTTCGACATCAACCTGACCGACGTCGCCGAAGTCTGGCGTCGCGGCAGCGTGATCTCGTCGTGGCTGCTCGACCTGTCGGCGATCGCGCTGGCAAAGGACGGCACGCTCGAAGGCTTCAGCGGCAGCGTCGCGGACTCGGGCGAGGGCCAGTGGACGATCGACGCGGCGATGGAGGAGAAGGTGCCGGCCAACGTGCTGAGCGCGGCGCTGTATGCGCGCTATCGCAGCCGCGTGGACCACACGTTCGGCGACAAGCTGTTGTCGGCGATGCGCTATGGCTTTGGCGGGCATGTCGAGATGCCGCAGTGA